Part of the Halodesulfovibrio sp. MK-HDV genome, ATCTTTTTAATTTTGTGGCCGCCCAAATTAATAGAGCCATCATCCATAATTTTCACAGGAATTTTCGGCTTATCTGTAGCTTCAATGAGTGTGAGAATAGTGGTAAATGCAAGCACACCCGCAAACGTAACTTTTTCTCCACCATGCCCGGCCTTGTCGAGCTTGCTACTCATTTCTTCCAACGTCTTGTAAATAGACATCATGCTTGCATCAGCATGATTCCATTTTTCCTGTGCAGTAGTGTCGTACGTAAGCACGGCACCATATTGCACCGTGTAGGTTGCATAACTTCCGTTAGATTCAAGCAATGGGTAGCTAATACTTCCATCAAACACAGCTTGTGCACAAAGCACGGCAGCAGTAAGGCGTGCAGTTCTACGAAGAGCAAGCTGCTTACGTTCTGCCCACTGTTCCAACGTAGTAGAGTTAGCCAGCTTTAAATTGTTAAGCGTCACACCATCAATATCGTCATGAATACGGACGGGAAGCGGCTCTACGTAGGTATTAAGCGTAACATCACCACGTAGCGGAATAGAGGCCGCGCCGCGATGTACCACCGGAACAGCTCCGACAACCTGCTGGATATCTGACACCGGAATTACCGGGGACTCTACAGTCTGCCGTACTTCTGGCGGAAAGAGCGTATCCATGACTACGTCTTTAATTATTGGCGCATTCTGGAAACGCTTAGCGATTCGTACCGCTGTAAAATATGGTTTTAAATCAAACATAATTGTCCTTCTTACTTAGTGCTGCTTACTCGCAGTAAATATGACGTTCTTCGAGCTTCACTGTAATCGCAGCATCAAGGGCAGCATTATCTTTAACCGTAACCAACTCACGCTTAACACCGCCCAAAACACAAAGGGTGACACTTACGTCGTCTGCGGCTGCGGCCTTTGTTGCAATGCCTTTCACAGCTAAATCGCCTGACGGGTCAAATTCAATTGCCTCGGCACTGCTCATTGCAGCAATGCCGCCAAAAGGAATCACTACCCCTGCCTTTTTAGGATAAGTGCGCACCACATGCGGTCCGCTGCCAGAAATTACAATTTCTACAGTGTATGAATGCTGTACTGATGCATTATGCTTTCCCATAACAGCCTCCTAAAACTTTCCGGCAAGACCGCTTAGGTCTGCGGTTTCACCACCCTGCTGTGGATTGGTATCAGCTGCAGAGAACTCAAAAAGACCATGCTCTTTGCGGCCTTCAACCCATGACCAAAAATGATCGGCCAGCGGCTTTTTACCTTCACCTGCGCTAAAACTGATGTCATCACCACCTTCCAAAACCTTGGCGAACTCAGCTATCTGCTCTTTTTCTGCGGGCAGCACTTTGCCTTCGGTAATCAGCTTTTCCACTTTGGCGGCACGAGATGCAGAAGCCTGTTCTTCAGCTGTCTTTGCAAGCTTCCCTTCTGCTTCAGCTCGGGCTTGGGTTTCCTTTTCCCGTGCGGATTCAGCCGCTGTCTTCGCGTCCTGCTCCGCTTTAAGTTTTGCTTCAAGATCAGCAATCTTTTTGTCTTTTTCGTCCATTGTTGCCTGTTCCTCAGTTTGAAAATTTGCAAACATGAGCGCCCCATCTTCACCTTCTGAAAGTTGAATGCCACCAAGCCCGTCAATGGCTGGTGCAGCAGCACCAAGCAGCCCTACGTGCTTAAGCTTCCAAGGCTCTCCAAATTTAGGAGGAAAAACGGAAATACTCTTGCTCAAGTAGCGTCCACTATAGACTTCATTTTTCAACTCGTCGGGAACTGAGGCATATAGGGCAAACAAAATGTCACCCTCCCGTTTAAGCTCTGCAACATGCCCAAACGCTGGGTCTTCCACTTTAGGATGCCCTTTAACCACTGGTGGCTTGTAGGTTTCCGGAACAAAGCTTTTAACCAGCTCGTCCAGTTTTGATTTTGTGATCGTCACCTGCTTACCGGACATGGCGGTAAACGTGCCAGTGCGTGCAATCTTATCCCAGTTCTTCATAGGTACTCCTCAAATATGATCTCGCAATAAAAGAAATGCGCGTTAACACACCGTGTTAACGCGCTTAAAGTTATTATTCACGATAAAGTAGTATTCCTTCTCGCTGCCTCTCTAGAGATTCCAGCCTTGTCTTTTTGTTTCCGATGTTCGGCGTAAAAGAAGCTGCACCTGACCACTTGCGGCCGTTCACCAGATTAAAAATAGCGAATCCTCCAGCTTTGCCATCTTCCCCGGCAAACACTCGTAGCATCCGCAATACATGCGCAGGCTTTCCTGCAAGCATTGACGGCACTTTCCAGACTTCAAACGGCCTCTTGATGGTTCTGGCCAATAGCTTCAGGTACTGCTCGTGTCCGGAG contains:
- a CDS encoding cell envelope integrity protein TolA, which produces MKNWDKIARTGTFTAMSGKQVTITKSKLDELVKSFVPETYKPPVVKGHPKVEDPAFGHVAELKREGDILFALYASVPDELKNEVYSGRYLSKSISVFPPKFGEPWKLKHVGLLGAAAPAIDGLGGIQLSEGEDGALMFANFQTEEQATMDEKDKKIADLEAKLKAEQDAKTAAESAREKETQARAEAEGKLAKTAEEQASASRAAKVEKLITEGKVLPAEKEQIAEFAKVLEGGDDISFSAGEGKKPLADHFWSWVEGRKEHGLFEFSAADTNPQQGGETADLSGLAGKF
- a CDS encoding major capsid protein, which gives rise to MFDLKPYFTAVRIAKRFQNAPIIKDVVMDTLFPPEVRQTVESPVIPVSDIQQVVGAVPVVHRGAASIPLRGDVTLNTYVEPLPVRIHDDIDGVTLNNLKLANSTTLEQWAERKQLALRRTARLTAAVLCAQAVFDGSISYPLLESNGSYATYTVQYGAVLTYDTTAQEKWNHADASMMSIYKTLEEMSSKLDKAGHGGEKVTFAGVLAFTTILTLIEATDKPKIPVKIMDDGSINLGGHKIKKMAETYPDPENDTVKAKLAPKEIRMIATGNTALFYGPIDDLDSNLQAMPMFVKPLKMDNPSKYMLIGESKPLPAVAPKATIKATVLA